Within the Streptomyces sp. YIM 121038 genome, the region CTCCCCCTGCCCGCCATCGCGGCTGTCCGGCAGCAGATCGCCGTGCCGCTCGACGTGCATACGGACAACCCGCCGTCATCCGGCGGGTTCATCAGAACGTACGAGGCACCCGACATCGTGCGCGTCGCACGACCGGTGTATCTGAAGACGGGCAATTCAGTGGTCGGTGCGCACGGCCAGTTCACCGGAGCCGAGGACGGCGAGAGAATGGCGGACCAGGCCTCCATCACGCTGGAGACGGTACAGCGGTTCGCACCCGAAGTGAGGCAGAGTCCCGCGGGTTCACCAGCACCGGGAGGCGCGGTTTCCAGCCGGGCTGCGAGCGAGGAGCCCGCCGGGAGCATACGATGACGCATCCGGCGCTGGTGGCCACCCTGCTCGATGGCCCGGTCATGCGCAGTGGCAGCGGCTCCTGGCTCGTCGACATCGAGGGAAACCGCTATCTGGACTGTGTCGCGGGGCCCGGTGTGCACCTGCTGGGCCACGGTCATCCGGCGGTGGTCTCGGCAATCGAGCGGCAAGCGGGCGCACTCGTTCATTCGAGTTTTCAGCTCAATGAACCGGTCATCGCATTGGCGGAAGAGCTCACCGAACTGGCCGGTGGCTCGTTTCAGCGCGTCTTTTTCGCCAACAGCGGCTCCGAAGCGATCGAGACCGCGGTCAAGCTGGCCAAGAAGTTCCAGGCCTCCCGCGGCAGGTTCGGCCATTCCATCGCCGCGCTGGAGAACGGTTATCACGGGCGGTCCGGCATCGCGCTCGCACTCACCGGGATGAACATCTACAAGACGGGTCTGCCCGGTTTCAGTCTCTATCCGGGGATCGTGCACCTGCCGGTGCCCCGAACCGGCGAGGTGGACCTCGACGAGCTGGGACGCCAACTGGACGCGCGGTCCCAGGACGACCTGCTCGCCGTCGTCGCGGAACCGGTGCTTGGAGTGGGCGGGGTGATCGTGCCTGCCGATGGCTTCCTCCGCGCGCTGCGCGAACTGTGCGACGCACGGGGTGCGCTGCTGATCTTCGACGAGATCTTCACCGGCCTCGGCAGGACAGGCACGACGTTCGCCTTCGAGCGCTCCGGAGTGAGGCCGGACATCCTGGTGGTCGGCAAGCCGCTCGGCGCCGGCCTGCCGGTCGGCGCCGTCCTGACCCCGGACGACCTCGGCTCGTGCTGGGCACCCGTCGACCACTCGACCACGTTCGGCGGGAACGGGGCCCTGGTGGGCGCGGTGGGCAAGGCGGTGCTCCGGGAGCTGACCGCGGGCGGCCTGGCAGACGCGTCGGAACGAGCGGGCAACCAGCTGATGGACGCGCTGCGTTCCGCGGCGCCGGCGGACGTCGAGGTGCGCGGGCAGGGGCTGCTCATCGGCCTGGAGTGGCCCTCGCCCGATCAGGCCATGGCGTTCCGGCGCCAGATGATGGCGCGCGGCGTCCTCGTGGGCGTCGGCGGCCAGCGACGCTCGGTCGTGCGTCTCACCCCGCCGCTGAACATCACCTCCGAGGACCTCAAGCTCCTGGAGAGCACCACGCTCTCCGTGTTCGACGAGGTGGTGCGCCGGTGACCGGGGACGTGGTCGACCGGCGGGCCGCGGCGGCAGCGGCACGGTTGACAGGAGACCAGAAGCGCGCCGCCCTGCACGCGGTGGCGGATGCGATGGCGGAGCGGTTCGGCGAGATCGCTGAGACCAACAAGGACGAGTTCGCACGGGCGGAGCGGACAGGCTCGGTCACGGGCAAGGCGCTGCGGCGGATGCTGGTGGAACGCCCCCGGTTCGACCGGATCATCAACGGTGTCCGGTGGCTCGCCGAGTGCCCGGACCCGGTGGGAGAGATCTCTGAACTCCGTCCGCAGCCGAACGGCCTCCTGGTCGGCCGGATGCGCGTTCCGCTCGGAGTCATCGCTGCCGTGTACGAAAGCCGTCCCGAGGTGACCCTCGAGGCCGCGGCGATGGCGCTGAAGAGCGGCAACGCCATCGTCCTCCGGGGTGGCAGGGAATCGACGCGGACGAACCGGCTACTGGTGCGGATCATCCAGGACTGCCTGAAGGACGTCGGTGTCCCACCGGGCACCATCCGGTACGTCGACGATCCGTCACGGGAGGCACTGTGGGACCTGCTCGGCGGCGACCACCGGATCGACCTGGTCGTGGCCAGGGGCAGCGACGCCTTCATCGCTGAGGTGCGGCGGCGCTCTCCCTGGCCGGTCCTCGCGTCCGGCGGCGGCAACTGCCACATCTACGTCGACGCGTCGGCGGACCTCGACTCGGCGACCCGGATCGTGCTCAACGCGAAACTCTCCGCGCCGACCATGTGCAACGCGGTGGAGACCGTGCTGGTGCACGCCGCGCACGCGCCGGGCTACGTCAGCAGCCTGGTCGCCGAACTGCACCGGGCCGAGGTCGCCGTGCACGGCTGCCTCCAGGTGTGCGCGGCGGCCCCGGAGGCCACCCGGGCCGACGAGAAGGACTGGCGCGCGGAGTTCCTCGGCCCGACCGTGGCCATGCGCGTGGTGCCGGACCTGGAGACCGCCGTCGACCACATCAACACGTACGGCACCGGGCATTCGGAGGCGATCGTGACGGCCGACCTGGCGAACGCCCGCCAGTTCCAGTACGCGGTGGACGCGGCCGCCGTCTTCGTCAACGCGTCGACCCGGTTCACCTACGGTTATGAGTTCGGTCTCGGGCCGATGCTGGGCGTCTCCACGCAGAAGCTGCACGCGCGAGGGCCGATCGGCGTCACCGACCTCACGTCGAGGAAGTTCGTCGTGACGGGTGCCGGTCAGTTGCGGACGGCGCCATGAGCGGGCCGGCAGGTGACGGGGCCATGAGCGGGCCGGCAGGTGACGGGCTGATCGCCGCGATCCGCGAGCGCCGCCCGCTCGTACACATGATCACCAACCTGGTGTCGATGGCCGCCTGCGCGCAGACCGTGAAGTCGCTGGGCGCTGCGACCATCTTCGCGCACGCGGCCGAGGAGGCGGCGGAGATCGCCGGGACGGCGGACGCGGTCGTGCTGAACGTCGGGACCTCGGTGCCGGGCATGGACCGGACCGTACTGCGGGTGGCCGAGACCTGTGCGGCACGGTCGATCCCCGTCGTCCTCGACCCGTTGGGCTCCGGAGCCAGCCGGTTCCGCTCGAACCTCGCCAGGGCGCTGCTCGACACCGGAGCCGTCCGCATGGTGTCCGGCAATGTCGCCGAGCTGGCGGACCTGTGCGGTGTCCCCTCGGTGATGCGTGGCGCCGACGCCGTCAGCGCCACAGCTCCGGCGGATGAGGTGTGCCGGAAGCTGGCCGAGTCCGCTCAGGTCGTCGCCGCCGTCTCCGGCCGCACCGACTACGTCGGCGACGGACGGCGGCTGGCCGCGATCGCCAACGGACATCCGGTCATGGGGCAGGTGGTCGGCACCGGCAGTGCGCGGTCCGCGGTGCTCGGCGCCTTCGCGGCCGTCGCGGGTGAGGACGTGTTCACCGCGACGGTCACCGGGGTCTGCGCCTATGGCATCGCCGGTGAACTGGCGGCGGCCACCGGCAAAGGACCCGGATACTTCCTGCCCGAGCTCTGCAATCAGCTGTTCGCCATCGACGACGAGGTGGTCGCGACCCGGTCACAGGTCACCACGTCCGCCCCCAGGGAGACATCGTGAAGTGGGTGGAGTGGCTGCCCGAGCTCACCAGGATCGGTGACGACGGCCTGCGGGACAGGACGGTCGACGTGCTGACCGAGGCCGCGAGGCGCGGTGGCTGGGCCGACCCGAGCATCATGTGGTACGTCGAGGAGACCGCGTCCGGAGCGCCACCGGTCGTCCGCACGGAGGTGAGGCTGGTCGATCACCTCCGGCTGGTGGCGGCCGCCGCGGCCGACATGGCGGAGGAGTGCAACCGGATCGTGGGCTCCCGCACCAGGGTGGACCACGTCCTGGCCGGCGGGCTGCTGCACGACGTCGGCCTGTTCGAGCTCTTCGGACCGAAGAGCCCGGCCGAACCGGCGGTGCCGGTGCTGCGCCGGCCGTTGCTGCTGCGCCACCCGTACACAGGCGCGCGGCTCGCCGAGGAGATGGGCCTGCCGACCGAGGTGGTGCACATCATCGCGACCCACTCCGTCGAGGGGGAGCACACCAAGCGCAGCAAGGAGTCGGCGCTGGTGCACTGGGCGGACTGGGCGACCTACGACGTGATGCGGGAGGCACTGTTCCCGAACGCGCCGCAAGAACGAGCCTTTTACTACTCTCCGGGGGGCGCGTCATGAGGGTGCTCATCGTCTACGACTACGGCGGCCCGCCGCTGTCCTACTTTCTGCCCGTGCTGCGAGCTCGGGCCCGCATCGCGGTCTACGTGCCGCGCCCCGAACGCCTCGACCCGGTGGAGCGTGCCGTGCTCACCGCCGGAGCGGAACGTGTTCTGCTGGACGACGGCCCATGGGACCGGCGGGACGAGCAGGAGACCGAACGACGCGTCGTCGTGGCGGCGCAGGACTGGCGTGCCGACGCTCTGGTGTGCTTCAGCGAGCTCTACGCCACTCAGACGGCCGGCGCGGCGGAAAAGCTCGGGCTGCGCGGTCCCGGCGCGGCCGGTGCCGAACGCGCCAGGGACAAACTCCTGATGCGGGACGCCCTCACGGCGGGAGGACTGACGAACGTGCGCTACCGCCCGCTGCGGTCGGAGGAGGACATCGTCGCCCTGATGTCCGAAGTGGGTGGCCCCGTGCTGATCAAGCCACGGCGCGGTATGTCCGCGGCCGGCATCCAGCGAGTCGATCGCGCCGACCAGGCGCAGCAGGTGTTCGCCTCGGCACGGGAGTCGCTGGCCGGTTTCGACGTTCCGGCCGATGCCGAAGGGGCCTTCCTGGTGGAGGAACTGCTCCATGGCGATCCGGACCTGTGGTATCCGGTACCGGGCTTCAGCGACCAGGTCTGTGTGGAAGGCCTGGTGGTGGCCGGCGCGTACGTACCGGTCGCCATCACCGACGTGACCCCGAAAGTGCCTCCGCTCACACAGAGCGGTCACGTCTCACCGACGTCCATGGACGCGGACGCCCGCCGCCGGGTGATCGACACGGCCGAACGGGCCGTCGCCGCACTCGGCCTTGACACCTGCGGCACGCACGTCGAGCTCAAGCTCATGCCCGACGGCGGCTGCGCCGTAGTGGAGATCGCGGCTCGCTACGCGGGCCGCACGATCATCCCGGAGACGGACTTCGCCCACGGCTGCGACCTGGTCGGCGCCCTCGCGGACGCGCTGCTGCACGGTACGTGCACCACCCGGCGCTTCGATCCCGACGCGGAGCCGTCGCGGGCGGCGGCCACCGTCCATCTCTACGGCAGCGAGTGCCTGGGCACCCATCGGACCCCCGTCCGGTTCGGCGGCTTCGCCGTACACCCGGCCGAGCTCCTGGACCGGACCGTGCGGATCGCGGGCTACGCCGAGCGGGAGCGTGGCTGGGTCGTCGAGGACCGGGTGCACGAGCAGCCGTACTGGCTCGCGCAGCTCCACCTGCAGAGCACCTCCCTCGTCGAGCTGCGGAACTCGGTGACGCGCGTGCGCCGGGAGCTGCGACTGGTGCCGGAGGACGAGTGAAGGGTCGGGGTTCCGCGCTGCTCGCCCTGTCGACCACCGTGCTGATCTGGGCCTCGACCTTCGTCGTGAGCGACCGCGTACTGGCCGAGACCGGGCCGGCCCAGCTCACGTTCCTGCGGTTCGCCATCGGATCCCTGGTGCTCCTGCCGTTCGGCATCGCCGGTGGGCTGAGGGCGCGTGACCTGTTCAGGTCCTCGTACGTGGTGTGCGGACTCACCGGCGTCGCCCTGTACTACGGACTGCAGAACGTGGGACTGCTGTTCACCTCACCCGACAGCGCCGCGCTCCTGCAGGCGGCACTGCCGGTGCTCACCGTGATGCTGGGTCTGCTGTGGCTGCGCGAGAGGCTCCGTGCCGGCCGGGCGCTGGGACTGGTCCTTGCGGTGCTCGGCGTGCTGCTCGTGGTTGGGCACGGCGGGCCCCGGTTCGACCTGCTCGGCAACATGATCGTGCTCGGTGGTGTCGCCGCGTACGCGTATTACACCGCCTACGTACGGCGCTTCTGCACTCACCTCAAGCCGGTCGTCCTGGCCTCGGCGTCCAGCCTGTGGGGCCTGGTGTTCCTGACACCGTGGCTGGGGTGGGAGATCGGTGAGAAGGGGTTCCGGCCGCCCTCCACCGACGGCTGGCTCGCGATCACCTACCTCGGTGTCGTGGCGTCCGGCCTCACCCTGATCCTGTGGACCTTCGCACTGCGCAGGGTGCCGGCATCCGTGGCAGGCACGTTCACCGGCGGCATCCCAGCCGTCGGTTACCTGTTCGCGGTCCTGACCGGGGCACCGTTGATCTGGTCCCAACTCATGGGAGGAGCACTGGCGTTGGCGGGTGTGATCCTGAGTGCGACGAGCCGGCCGGACCCCGTGCCGGGCCAGCCGGAGCGTGCGGTGATCCGGCAGGAGCGCGGACGAGTCGATGCCTGGCACCGCGGCTCCTGACGGCAACCACGCCGACGTGCTGTGGCGAAGCGGTGCCGTGGCGGGAGGCCACCACACATGTCCGCTCCGTGGGGCACGCATGGGTGTCCGCCGCCTATCGCCGCGTCGTACGGGGTGAGCCGGCCGCTGTTCCCAACGGCTCACACCGGGCGGTGAGGTGATCTCGCTCAGCACCGGCCGACCTGTGCGGTTCGGGGCCCAGCCCTAGCCGGGCCTGGGGCCCCTTGGAGGAGGATCGCCCCCCGGGTCACCCCAACCAGCCGGACTCCGTGCGACGGCCACCGGCGGCCGGGGGAGCGCGGCTTCACCACCGTTCAAGGAGACGATGATGCATATCGCTGTGATCGGCCTCGGCGAGGCCGGCTCCCGTTACGCGACGGCCTTGGCCGCCGCCGGACACGAGACGACCGGATTCGACCCCGGCCCCGCCGCCACCCCCGGCGGTGTCCGCCGCGTGGCAGACCTGGCCGACGCCGTACGCGACGCCGAGATGGTGCTGCTGCTCACCCCGGCGTCATGGAGCGTCCGCCTCGCGACGCAGGCCCGCCCCGCTCTCGCCCCTGGCACCTGCTGGGCCGATCTCACCGCGGGTTCCCCGGCGGCGATGACCGCGGCCGCCGAGGCCTTGGCCGATGCGCCGGTGTCCTTCGCCGATGTCGCGATCCTCGGCACGGTACCGCTCACGGGCGCACGGACGGCCGTGGCCGCCAGCGGCCCCGGTGGCCCCGCCGTCACCCGGGTACTGCGGGGACTCGGCGCACCCGTCGAGCTGCTGCCGTTCCCTGCCGGTGCTGCCGCCGCCCGCAAACTGCTGCGCAGCGTGCTGATGAAGCCGCTCGCCCTGGTGATCTGTGAGGCAGTGGAGGCCGCTCGCGCGGCGGGCTGCGAAGAGTGGATGCGCGAGCAGATCACGGACCAGCTGGGCGCCGACGGACCGGTCATGATCGACCGATTCCTCACCGGCACCCGGCAGCACGCCGAACGCCGGGCGGCCGAGATGCGAGCGACGGTCGGCTATCTGGACTCCCTGGGTGTCCCGAGTGAGATGTCCAGCGCTTCAGCACAGGCACTCCTGCGGCTGACCCGGAGGAATCCGGCTGTGCCGCATTCCGCGGATGCCGCTTCACCGCGCACCAGCGAGTCGTCCGGTACCGATGCGTGTGATCAACAATGAGGAGAAGGGACTCTGGTCCACTGGGCATGCGGCGTGAGCGGGGTGAGCGGGGTCTGCGCTCTGCGGCGCCGCCGGGCCGGGGTCGGTCGTGCGGCCGCGCGAGTGGCCTCGCCGGACTTCCACCGGACGCTCGCCGCGCACCAGGCCGTCGTACCCGCGCCGTGTCGGCCCGTCGATCGCAGAGGGGGCGCGGCGGTGGACGAGGGTGAGGCGGGACCGTGACTCCACTTCCGTACTTCACCGAGTTGGACCAGCTGACTCCCGATGAGCTGGGGCCCCTGCACGATGTGTTCTGCGCGCGTGAAGACCCGAGAAATGAGCTCAGGAGTGCAGACGTCCTTCGGCACCGCATGCGGGCGGATCTGCCGACGGGCCGCCTCACTCGCTGACGAGGAACTTCATGGTGGTTCTTGCTCGATCGCGTAAGCAGCTGCACCAGGTCGAGATGACGTGGGCGAGGGCGCGTGAGTAGGACCTGTACCGGGCAAGGCAGACCACCGGAGCTCAAGCTCCTGCCGAAGCCACGGCCGCGAACGGCGGCGAGGTGCACGCCCCGCGGCGTCGCCGTTCCACCGCCGTGCAGGGGGACGGTGGGAATCCCACCCCGTGCCCCATCAGGCCGGGCAGGCGGCACCAGAGAGAAGGAGTGAGGCCACGAGGGTTGCTGCGTCTGCGCATGATGGTGGCCCGGGTGCTGAAGGCTGTGTGTTCCGTTCAGCGGAACGGGAGTTGCCTGGGTTTCGGGTGTGTCGCAACGCTGTCCTCGACATCTCAGAACTTGCTGTCGAATTGTGGCTGGTGCGGCGCAGGGCTGCCTTGAGGCGGGTTCGTGCCTACACACTTTCAAGGGGGCTTCATGGAACCGTTGTTCCGCATGTCACTGGTCCGTCCCGCGGTGAGCCAGGACGGTGACCGTCCGAGCATCGACCTTTCTCAACAGTCCGCGTTCCAAAGCGCGTTGGCCTCCGCGGCCACCTCAGCGAAGCCGCGTGTCGAGGCACGCAAGGCCGCGGCGCAGTTCGTGGCGTCGGCCGGGTTCGTCGGCGATCCGTCGCGCACTCCGCTGGCCGCGCAGACAGCCGCCTTCACGGCCACGCTCGGTCGCCTGCTGGGGGCTCCGCCCAGCCAGCCCGGCGCGTTGCGTACGGCCACGGTGAAGGCCGTACGCGACACCTACGGCTCCGAGCCGTCCGCTCTCGTCGCGTCCCAGCCCTACCTGGACGCCGTCACCAAGCTCCGTGACAGCCTGCTGGCCATCAAGTACTTGCCGGGGGAGCACGGCCGACCGCTGGCCGCCCTCACCGAGCAGCTGCGCCACCTGGACCTGATCGCCCGGCTGGCGACCGACACGTCCTTCCCCGCGAAGGCGGACGACGCCCATCGCACCCTGCGTCGTCCCCTGCGGCTACCGCGCCCCACCGGGCTCGAACCCGAGCTGTCCACCAAGGCGGCCGAGCAGCGGCAGCGGGAGCGGGAGGCCCAGGCCGCCGCGGCCC harbors:
- a CDS encoding DMT family transporter, which produces MKGRGSALLALSTTVLIWASTFVVSDRVLAETGPAQLTFLRFAIGSLVLLPFGIAGGLRARDLFRSSYVVCGLTGVALYYGLQNVGLLFTSPDSAALLQAALPVLTVMLGLLWLRERLRAGRALGLVLAVLGVLLVVGHGGPRFDLLGNMIVLGGVAAYAYYTAYVRRFCTHLKPVVLASASSLWGLVFLTPWLGWEIGEKGFRPPSTDGWLAITYLGVVASGLTLILWTFALRRVPASVAGTFTGGIPAVGYLFAVLTGAPLIWSQLMGGALALAGVILSATSRPDPVPGQPERAVIRQERGRVDAWHRGS
- a CDS encoding glutamate-5-semialdehyde dehydrogenase; amino-acid sequence: MTGDVVDRRAAAAAARLTGDQKRAALHAVADAMAERFGEIAETNKDEFARAERTGSVTGKALRRMLVERPRFDRIINGVRWLAECPDPVGEISELRPQPNGLLVGRMRVPLGVIAAVYESRPEVTLEAAAMALKSGNAIVLRGGRESTRTNRLLVRIIQDCLKDVGVPPGTIRYVDDPSREALWDLLGGDHRIDLVVARGSDAFIAEVRRRSPWPVLASGGGNCHIYVDASADLDSATRIVLNAKLSAPTMCNAVETVLVHAAHAPGYVSSLVAELHRAEVAVHGCLQVCAAAPEATRADEKDWRAEFLGPTVAMRVVPDLETAVDHINTYGTGHSEAIVTADLANARQFQYAVDAAAVFVNASTRFTYGYEFGLGPMLGVSTQKLHARGPIGVTDLTSRKFVVTGAGQLRTAP
- a CDS encoding aspartate aminotransferase family protein is translated as MTHPALVATLLDGPVMRSGSGSWLVDIEGNRYLDCVAGPGVHLLGHGHPAVVSAIERQAGALVHSSFQLNEPVIALAEELTELAGGSFQRVFFANSGSEAIETAVKLAKKFQASRGRFGHSIAALENGYHGRSGIALALTGMNIYKTGLPGFSLYPGIVHLPVPRTGEVDLDELGRQLDARSQDDLLAVVAEPVLGVGGVIVPADGFLRALRELCDARGALLIFDEIFTGLGRTGTTFAFERSGVRPDILVVGKPLGAGLPVGAVLTPDDLGSCWAPVDHSTTFGGNGALVGAVGKAVLRELTAGGLADASERAGNQLMDALRSAAPADVEVRGQGLLIGLEWPSPDQAMAFRRQMMARGVLVGVGGQRRSVVRLTPPLNITSEDLKLLESTTLSVFDEVVRR
- a CDS encoding HD domain-containing protein, producing MKWVEWLPELTRIGDDGLRDRTVDVLTEAARRGGWADPSIMWYVEETASGAPPVVRTEVRLVDHLRLVAAAAADMAEECNRIVGSRTRVDHVLAGGLLHDVGLFELFGPKSPAEPAVPVLRRPLLLRHPYTGARLAEEMGLPTEVVHIIATHSVEGEHTKRSKESALVHWADWATYDVMREALFPNAPQERAFYYSPGGAS
- the thiM gene encoding hydroxyethylthiazole kinase, coding for MSGPAGDGLIAAIRERRPLVHMITNLVSMAACAQTVKSLGAATIFAHAAEEAAEIAGTADAVVLNVGTSVPGMDRTVLRVAETCAARSIPVVLDPLGSGASRFRSNLARALLDTGAVRMVSGNVAELADLCGVPSVMRGADAVSATAPADEVCRKLAESAQVVAAVSGRTDYVGDGRRLAAIANGHPVMGQVVGTGSARSAVLGAFAAVAGEDVFTATVTGVCAYGIAGELAAATGKGPGYFLPELCNQLFAIDDEVVATRSQVTTSAPRETS
- a CDS encoding ATP-grasp domain-containing protein → MRVLIVYDYGGPPLSYFLPVLRARARIAVYVPRPERLDPVERAVLTAGAERVLLDDGPWDRRDEQETERRVVVAAQDWRADALVCFSELYATQTAGAAEKLGLRGPGAAGAERARDKLLMRDALTAGGLTNVRYRPLRSEEDIVALMSEVGGPVLIKPRRGMSAAGIQRVDRADQAQQVFASARESLAGFDVPADAEGAFLVEELLHGDPDLWYPVPGFSDQVCVEGLVVAGAYVPVAITDVTPKVPPLTQSGHVSPTSMDADARRRVIDTAERAVAALGLDTCGTHVELKLMPDGGCAVVEIAARYAGRTIIPETDFAHGCDLVGALADALLHGTCTTRRFDPDAEPSRAAATVHLYGSECLGTHRTPVRFGGFAVHPAELLDRTVRIAGYAERERGWVVEDRVHEQPYWLAQLHLQSTSLVELRNSVTRVRRELRLVPEDE
- a CDS encoding DUF1932 domain-containing protein, which codes for MHIAVIGLGEAGSRYATALAAAGHETTGFDPGPAATPGGVRRVADLADAVRDAEMVLLLTPASWSVRLATQARPALAPGTCWADLTAGSPAAMTAAAEALADAPVSFADVAILGTVPLTGARTAVAASGPGGPAVTRVLRGLGAPVELLPFPAGAAAARKLLRSVLMKPLALVICEAVEAARAAGCEEWMREQITDQLGADGPVMIDRFLTGTRQHAERRAAEMRATVGYLDSLGVPSEMSSASAQALLRLTRRNPAVPHSADAASPRTSESSGTDACDQQ